The following proteins come from a genomic window of Nicotiana tomentosiformis chromosome 12, ASM39032v3, whole genome shotgun sequence:
- the LOC104092279 gene encoding uncharacterized protein yields the protein MHNKQLKTPSKSHSNMTTQKKINAVDHLERQLEDKVVFVTGASVGLGREFCLDLARSGCKVVAAARRTDRLKSLCDEINAMASSNVEVVRAVAVVLNVTADGPLIKASVQKAWDAFGHIDVLINNAGVRGEIKSAVDISEEEWHNTLRTNLTGSWLVSKYVGKHMQAAKRGGSIINISSIAGLNRISVRGGIAYSSSKAAMDSMTKVMALELGEHNVRVNAIAPGIFKSEITEKLLQKDWLKNVATRSVPLKTFGTTNPALTSLVRYLVHDSSNYISGNIFIVDSGYTLPGIPIFSSL from the exons ATGCATAATAAACAACTAAAAACTCCTAGCAAGTCCCATAGCAATATGACAACTCAAAAGAAGATCAATGCGGTGGACCATTTGGAGCGGCAATTGGAAGACAAAGTGGTTTTTGTCACCGGAGCATCGGTGGGGCTCGGCCGCGAATTCTGCCTTGACCTAGCTAGGTCAGGCTGTAAAGTCGTGGCAGCCGCTCGTCGCACCGATCGGTTGAAGTCCCTTTGTGATGAGATTAATGCAATGGCTAGTTCAAATGTTGAAGTTGTTAGAGCTGTAGCTGTTGTACTTAATGTTACTGCTGATGGTCCACTCATTAAAGCATCGGTACAGAAAGCTTGGGATGCTTTTGGCCACATTGATGTGCTCATTAATAATGCTGGTGTTAGAG GTGAAATAAAATCAGCAGTGGATATTTCTGAGGAAGAGTGGCATAACACTTTAAGGACAAATTTGACAGGATCTTGGCTAGTTTCCAAATATGTTGGAAAACACATGCAAGCTGCAAAACGAGGAGGCTCTATTATTAATATTTCATCTATTGCTGGTTTAAATAGAATATCAGTGCGAGGGGGTATTGCCTATTCTTCCTCCAAGGCTGCCATGGATAGCATGACCAAG GTAATGGCATTGGAATTGGGAGAACATAACGTAAGAGTGAATGCAATAGCTCCAGGAATTTTCAAATCGGAGATTACTGAGAAATTATTGCAAAAAGATTGGCTAAAAAATGTAGCAACAAGAAGTGTTCCACTGAAAACTTTTGGAACCACAAATCCTGCTTTAACTTCACTTGTGAGATACTTGGTCCATGACTCTTCCAATTACATATCTGGCAACATATTTATTGTTGATTCTGGTTATACCCTTCCTGGTATCCCTATCTTTTCTTCTCTATAA